Part of the Ochrobactrum sp. Marseille-Q0166 genome is shown below.
TTTAATCCCTTCCGCACATTGCTCAAACGCTAATTTGGCTTTGGGAGAAATACCAGACTACGGAGTAGTAATGACTGAGGACATCCGCTCTGAGAAGCTTTTGCTCGATGGAATCTCCAAAAATTATGGGGAATTCACAGCGCTGAAACCCACGCAGCTCTCCATTATGGATGGTGAGTTCCTCACCTTGCTTGGACCGTCCGGGTCGGGAAAAACCACACTTCTTCAGATCATCTCGGGACTGGTGGCGCCGACAACTGGCAAGATGTTTTTTGAAGGCGAAGATTGGACGCATCGACCGGTCAATGCGCGCGGTATGGGCATGGTGTTTCAGCACTATGCGCTGTTCCCGCACATGACGGTTTCTGAGAATATCGCATTTCCGCTGAAAATGCGTGGCATGAGCCAGTCTGAGATCAGCAAAAAAGTTACCGAAACGCTTAACAAAGTAGAGCTTGGCGCATTTGGGCATCGGTTCCCACGTGAGCTTTCCGGCGGACAACAGCAACGCGTTGCCTTAGCACGCTGCTTTGTGTATCGCCCGAAAATCATTCTTATGGATGAGCCGCTTGGTGCATTGGATAAATCGCTGCGTGAAAATATGCAGCTTGAGATTCGCAGGTTGCATCAGGAGTTCGGCACCACAGTCATTTATGTAACCCATGATCAGGAAGAAGCGCTGGTCATGTCGGACCGTGTGTGTGTGATGAACCATGCTCAGATCGAGCAGATTGCTCCACCACGCGAGATTTATCTCAACCCGGAAACCGTGTTCACAGCGTCTTTCATTGGCCAGTCCAATATCATTAAGGGAAAACGCATTTCAGCAAGTGCAAAGACTGCTACGATCGAAACCGCTGTTGGCAGTTTTACCGGACAGTTTACAGCGCGTGACAAACAAGCATCAGATCTGGCACTTATTATCCGTCCCGAGCAAATTTTTGTCGGACAGCCCCAATCTACCGAACAAGACTGTTTGGAAGGCATTCTGGACGATACTGTTTATATAGGCTCTGATGTCCGCCTGCTGGTCAGGCTTTCGGATGGCAGCCAGTTCAGTGTGCGCCATGATCCACTGGCAACCAACCTTCCTTCCAAGAATGACACAGTTCGTCTTTACTGGAACCGGTCTGTCGCGAGGATCGTATCATGACGACAGCCTCGGCTAAAAACTGGAAACCTGATCCGATATGGCTGGCGGCTCCGGCTCTGCTTCTTCTTGCCGTTTTCTTTTTGCTCCCCATGTTTCGGCTACTCGGCCTCAGCTTTACAGATGAAGGTCAGGGAAGCATTTCGCTTATCAATTATCAGCGCCTCGGCGACAGCCTGCTCTACTGGCGAATTCTTGGCATAACGCTAGAAATTTCGGCTTTGACGGCACTGTTCTCAGTACTGTTCGGCTATCCAATCGCGATGTGGCTCGCTGGCCTTGAAGATCGCAAGCGCGGCAATATGCTGATGCTTGTCCTGTTACCCTTCTGGACATCCTATCTGGTCAAAACCTTTGCCTGGATGATCCTGCTCGGTAAAAACGGTGTCTTCAATTCAATACTTCTAGGGTCTGGTGCATCGGAGCGTCCTGTCAATCTCATGTATAATGAGTTGGGCGTATTGATCGGCATGGTTCACGCCATGATACCGCTTGCCATTCTTTCCATGCTTCCGGTTATGTCCGGAATTGATGGTCGTCTCACGCTTGCCGCATCAACTATGGGTGCAAGTCGCTCAGATCGCTTCTGGCTTGTCTATTTCCCACTTTCTATGCCCGGCGTGGTGGCTGCCGGTTTGTTGACCTTCATTACGTCGCTCGGCTTCTTTATCGTTCCAGCCTTTTTGGGCGGTCGTCAGCAAACCATGCTTGCGCAGGCGATCATTACCCAGGTTCAGGAAATCGTTAACTGGCCTTTTGCAGCGGTTCTCGCCACGATGCTGGTCGTTGCAGCGCTGATTGTTATTGTCGGTTACAACAAGCTCTTTGGCTTATCGTCCCTTTCGTCAGGAAGCGGTGCGCAAGGCAAAAAAGCGATGTCGTCCAACAGTCTGTTGCGCAAACTGGGATATGGTCTTCTTGCTATCATCGCCCGCGTTTTCCTACCGCTCGATCGTGTATTCACACCAAAGACGAACGGCAGTCCGGTCAGAACCATTTATGTGGTGCTGGTGATCGCGTTTTTGATGTTGCCGGGTCTGATCGTTATTCCACTCAGTTTTACTTCCGGCAGAAACCTGGCCTTTCCCCCTCCCGGATTTTCGCTGCGTTGGTTTGAACAATATTTCAATTCTGCAATCTGGATGAGCGCAACAATGCGTTCGTTCGGGGTTGCCTTTGCCACAGCATTTTTCGCCACAGTTCTTGGAGGGCTGGCTGCGCTCGCACTTTCGCGCAGCTCATCCCGCCTTAACGGTCTGATCTTTGGCTTGATGCTGGCTCCTATGATCGTACCGAGGATTGTAATTGCGGTTGGCCTGTTCTATCTCCTGGCTCAGATTGGCCTGGTGGCCACTGATACAGGACTTGTGATCGGCCACACACTTCTCGCTCTTCCCTACGCATTTATAACCATTGGCTCTGTTCTCAAAAATTACGACTGGCGTCTTAATCAGGCGGCGGAAACGATGGGAGCGGGCAAATTAACCGTGTTGCGCCTGATCACTATTCCTCTGTTACGGGGTGGCCTTTTGTCAGCCGCACTTTTTGCTTTCGTAACATCGCTGGATGAATTGACGATTGCGATCTTCGTATCGGGTGGGCTGAAAACGACCCTTCCAAAGCAGATGTGGGACGACATGTTCCTGCAATTGAATCCGACCTTGGCCGCGGTCTCTGTCATCGTTCTTCTGATCGTGACAGTGATCCTGCTGCTCGCACGTAAACTCGAACGATAATTCAAAGATAAACTCCCATCTTTGATAGCAAATACTAAGGATGCAAGATGCATATCCATGGACTGGTGCGGTCATTTTTAGACCGCGCGCGAAACAGTGCGCACAATACCTACGCGACTTTAAACGGCCAGTTGTGCAATTTCGACGACCTCTATAAGGCGTCCGAAGCGATTGGCCACGGGCTGGCGCAAGCAGAGCTAATCCCCGGCGACCGTGTGGTCGTGATGATGGCTAACAGCCCCTATTCGCTGGCTCTTGTATTTGCGCTTCTGCGTCGTGGCCTTGTCTGGGTGCCGGTTAATCCGGCTCTCGTAGGCAGCGCCCTAGATAATGTGTTCCAAACGACAGAACCAAAACTCGCTTTCTGTGAGCCGGAAATTGCTGATGTTATGCGCGGCAGCGCAAAACTTACCGGCACGGCTATAGAGATCGTCGCGGATACTTCGTTCCCGGAATATACGTCAGACGCACCCGCAGTCGATTTACCGGGTCCCCATGATCTTGCTGCCATCATGTTTACATCAGGCACCACTGGACCAGCAAAAGGTGTCATGGTGACACATATGATGCTGGAACTTGCCTGCCATTCGGTTGCACTTTGTACCGATTTGAAGCCGGGCGATAAGTTTTTTATGTGGGAGCCATTCTATCATATTGGTGGTGCGCAGGTAATTCTACTCCCTCTGTTCCATGACATAACGCTTACCATGGCGGAGCGTTTCAGTGCGTCTCAGTTCTGGAAGCAGGTTAGCGAAACCGGCTGCACTCACATTCACCATCTGGGTGGTATTATTCAGATCCTGTTAAAGCAGCCTGAGAGCCAATTTGACCGGGACCACAATGCCCGCGTCGCCTGGGGCGGCGGCTGTGCGCCTTCTGTTTGGCGCGCGTTCGAGGAGCGCTTCGGTGTTCAGATCCGCGAATGTTACGGCATGACGGAGTGCTCATCTTTGACGACCTTCAATGATGAAAATGTAGTCGGCTCGGTAGGACGGGCACTACCCTATTTTGAGGTCAGGCTGGTTGATCAGAATGGTAAGGTGTTAGAGCGCGGTGAAGGCAAGGGTGAAATTGTAGTTTCTACTACTTTGCCCGGGGCCATCACCGCAGGCTACTATCGCAATGCAGACGCAACCGCCAAAGCATTGAAATATGATGGTTTTTATACGGGTGATCTCGGTTCGTGGGATGAGGGGGGACATCTCTATTTTCATGGCAGAACTGGCGATTCAATTCGCTGCAAGGGTGAAAATGTTTCTGCCTTTGAAGTTGAAAGTGTTGCGAACCGACACCCCGATATCGAAGAATCTGCTCTTGTCGGTGTTAAAGCAGATATTGGAGAATATGACATCCATCTCTTCATCGAGCCGAGACTATCCAGTGCGCCCGATCCGCTAGAGATATGGTCTTGGCTTTCAACGCGATTGGCTCCCCATCAGCGGCCCAAATATATTTCCATTGTGGAGCGTTTCCCAAGAACGCCTAGTCAGAGAATTCAGAAGCATCTGCTGGACGTGGATCCGGAAGACCGATGGGTGGCACCGCAAGAAGTGAGAGGGAAAGCAATATGAGCTGTGATGTTCTGATTACTGGCACTGGCATGTTTGCAGGGCGTATTGCTCTGGACATAGCTGCGACCGCTAAAACACCGGTCCATGTGGTGATCGCTGGCAGAAATAAGATGCGCCTCGACTGGCTGAAAACTGCTGGTAACGCACGCGCAGCAATGTTTTCGACGCCTGTTTGCTTTTCTACCATCGAAGTCAATATGGTTGCAGAAGGTGCCAGCGACCGGCTGCTGGAAGAATGCGATCCGCGTATTGTTGTACAGGCGGCATCTATTCAAACATCGACAGTTATTTCTGACAAGGGCAATCGCTGGACTCAATTTGTTGCTGAAGGCGGATTGAGTGCCACAGCCGTATTTCAGGCACTTATCTCATCGCGTATGGCAGCAGCAATATCACGCCGTGAAAGCCGCCCAGTGCTCATCAATTGCTCATTCCCCGATGTGGTCAATGGCATCATTAAAGCGATGGGATATGACGTGCTATGTGGCACTGGCAATGTCGCAATCTTGTCGAATGTGTTTGAAGGTGCCTATCAGCATGCACCGTCTGATCCATTGCGTGTGGTCGCGCATTATCAGTGTCTCGCAGCATGGCGAAAGCCCCCGGAAGAACGGATTGGGGCGCAAGCGCCTTTGGTATATGTCGGTGAAAACCAACTGGAAAGTGTTTTCGATATATTTAAACATTGCCAACTGACACCCGAACCGGCGATCGAAATTTCCGGTGCCTCTGGTGTGACGCTTATTCTCGCGTTGGCCGCTGGAACGACATGGCGTGGCCACGCACCGGGGCCAGATGGTTTGCCTGGTGGTTATCCGGTGCAGCTCGAAAATAACAAGCTCGTTCTCGATCTTCCGGCAGCCATCACTAAAGAAGACGCGATTGCATGGAGTAGCGAATTTGAGCATAAGAATGGGCTTGTGATAGAGGGCGAAACTGCACGCTACTGCGGCAAACTTAGATCTCTGCTCGAAGACGAAAAATTCCAGTACGCGGAAGGGTTCATCGCTAAAGATTTGGAGCAGGTATGCAAGGATATGATTTCCTTACGTGACCGATTGATGGCCCAGAGGGTTTGACAGCAACTGCTTCTCTACTGACTACCTATGATCGATGCGGGGAATGCAAATTTTCGCGATACGATGCGTCGTTTTGAAAGCCTCAAAGACAGTGGTCTGACCTTCATTGGCATGGGTGTTTCCGGCTGTGAAGAAGGCGCGCGGCATGGTCCTTCGATCAGGGTCGGCGGCGCAGAGGAATCTTACAATCGCGTTCAGTCGGTTTTGAAGTCGATTGCTGCAAAATTTAAAGATGAACCATGCGTCGCGTGGCTTGGTGAAAATGGCGCGGGTCATTTTATGAAGACCATCCATAATGGCTTTGAATATGCCGATATGCCGATGATCACTGAAATTTACGGTGTCTTGCGCGATGGTCTGGGCATGTCGGCTGCTGAAATCGGAGAAGTTTTAGGCAAGTGGAACAAGGGATGCCTGAATTCCTATCGGATAGAAATTACAGAGAAGGTGCTGGCTGCAAGCGATCCGGCCACTGGAAATCCGGTTGTCGATGTCATCCTTGATAAAGCAGGGCAAAAAGGCACCGGAAAGTGGTCTGTTATTGAAGCGCAGAATATGGGCGTTGCAGTAACCAGCATTGAAGCTGCCGTTGCTGCGCGGTGCATTTCCTCGCTCAATGAAGAGCGTATCGCTGCGGAAGATATTCTCGGACTGCCACCGGTTCCAGCTTTGTCAGTTGCCGATGAGGCGGCTTTCATTGATGATCTGGAAAATGCTCTTCTGGCAGCCAAGATTGACGCTTATGCGCAGGGATTTGCGACACTTTCCGCCGCCTCTCGGGAGTTTAACCGGAGCCTGCCAATGCCTACCATCGCCAAGATCTGGCGTGAGGGTTGCATTATTCGATCGCAGTTCCTTGATGAGATTGCGAGTGCATTTAAAGCTGCACCAGATGCGGCCAATCTCATTGTGACACCAGCTTTTCTGCTCTCATTAATGAAACAGATGGGGCATTGCGGCGCATTGTTTCGATTGCTGTACTGGCTGGATTACCAGTGCCAGCGCTCGCGTTTGCACTTGGATATTTTGATAGCTATCGTCGTGCGCGTGGCACAGCCAATGTCATTCAGGCGCAGCGTGATTTCTTTGGCGCCCATGGTTTCGACCGTGTTGACGGCAAGGACATTCACCATGGCCTCTGGAGCGCCAATAATCGAGTTTGAGGGGTAGAAAATTGTCGACAGAATTTTATAGAAAGGGGCGCATGTTCTTGATTGGCAATCAGATGATGGGCTCAGTCTATATGCTCACGTTTGTCATTAATATATCTTACTTTTTATAATGTCGGCTATTCTTTCGGCAATCATGAGCGTGGGCATATTGGTGTTTGCACAAGGGATTGTGGGCATGAGCGACGCATCGCAAACGCGAAGCCGATCAATTCCGTTAACTTTACCGCTCGCATCAGTAATGGAAAGTGGATCATCCGCCATGCCCATGCGGCATGTGCCGGAAGCGTGCCAGGTACCGCCAACATGCTGACGCACGAAACTGGTAAGGTCCCCATCATCTCCTAACAGCGATTTGATACTGACACCCGATGTAATGGCAGTATGAACGAGGGCCGTTCGCAACGGTCCCGCTGCATCCAGCATGGCTGACAGGGTGCCGCGCTGAAATGCGTTCCATGTTC
Proteins encoded:
- a CDS encoding ABC transporter ATP-binding protein — translated: MTEDIRSEKLLLDGISKNYGEFTALKPTQLSIMDGEFLTLLGPSGSGKTTLLQIISGLVAPTTGKMFFEGEDWTHRPVNARGMGMVFQHYALFPHMTVSENIAFPLKMRGMSQSEISKKVTETLNKVELGAFGHRFPRELSGGQQQRVALARCFVYRPKIILMDEPLGALDKSLRENMQLEIRRLHQEFGTTVIYVTHDQEEALVMSDRVCVMNHAQIEQIAPPREIYLNPETVFTASFIGQSNIIKGKRISASAKTATIETAVGSFTGQFTARDKQASDLALIIRPEQIFVGQPQSTEQDCLEGILDDTVYIGSDVRLLVRLSDGSQFSVRHDPLATNLPSKNDTVRLYWNRSVARIVS
- a CDS encoding AMP-binding protein, with the translated sequence MHIHGLVRSFLDRARNSAHNTYATLNGQLCNFDDLYKASEAIGHGLAQAELIPGDRVVVMMANSPYSLALVFALLRRGLVWVPVNPALVGSALDNVFQTTEPKLAFCEPEIADVMRGSAKLTGTAIEIVADTSFPEYTSDAPAVDLPGPHDLAAIMFTSGTTGPAKGVMVTHMMLELACHSVALCTDLKPGDKFFMWEPFYHIGGAQVILLPLFHDITLTMAERFSASQFWKQVSETGCTHIHHLGGIIQILLKQPESQFDRDHNARVAWGGGCAPSVWRAFEERFGVQIRECYGMTECSSLTTFNDENVVGSVGRALPYFEVRLVDQNGKVLERGEGKGEIVVSTTLPGAITAGYYRNADATAKALKYDGFYTGDLGSWDEGGHLYFHGRTGDSIRCKGENVSAFEVESVANRHPDIEESALVGVKADIGEYDIHLFIEPRLSSAPDPLEIWSWLSTRLAPHQRPKYISIVERFPRTPSQRIQKHLLDVDPEDRWVAPQEVRGKAI
- a CDS encoding ABC transporter permease subunit — encoded protein: MTTASAKNWKPDPIWLAAPALLLLAVFFLLPMFRLLGLSFTDEGQGSISLINYQRLGDSLLYWRILGITLEISALTALFSVLFGYPIAMWLAGLEDRKRGNMLMLVLLPFWTSYLVKTFAWMILLGKNGVFNSILLGSGASERPVNLMYNELGVLIGMVHAMIPLAILSMLPVMSGIDGRLTLAASTMGASRSDRFWLVYFPLSMPGVVAAGLLTFITSLGFFIVPAFLGGRQQTMLAQAIITQVQEIVNWPFAAVLATMLVVAALIVIVGYNKLFGLSSLSSGSGAQGKKAMSSNSLLRKLGYGLLAIIARVFLPLDRVFTPKTNGSPVRTIYVVLVIAFLMLPGLIVIPLSFTSGRNLAFPPPGFSLRWFEQYFNSAIWMSATMRSFGVAFATAFFATVLGGLAALALSRSSSRLNGLIFGLMLAPMIVPRIVIAVGLFYLLAQIGLVATDTGLVIGHTLLALPYAFITIGSVLKNYDWRLNQAAETMGAGKLTVLRLITIPLLRGGLLSAALFAFVTSLDELTIAIFVSGGLKTTLPKQMWDDMFLQLNPTLAAVSVIVLLIVTVILLLARKLER